In Streptomyces chartreusis NRRL 3882, the following are encoded in one genomic region:
- a CDS encoding ferric reductase-like transmembrane domain-containing protein, translated as MTNYDSTVDDSFADFLNFGAGVLSLVCLSCSVIWGLVAQDRILLDTRRRILAQAVHRTTAVASIVFLLVHIGVKLALAHTTWVAVFIPFGLIASDNDELMGRSFLVGLGTLASMLMIFVGITGVLRNRFASPAPVAARWRAMHMLAYPAWCAALVHGLYAGRQAKPIFVILYCLSLAGVAAALALRAAPRPVKRKVADRFAQLIGPGEGQGRRDLEESRARAGTGSALPGYEGRDTPVGAMASSSGPRYEKAERPSPQESTSGFAAAYRAVSSPPLGQQAFAPGPTNRMELPLDMQPTETIPTVDGPSSTSGNWPIPSPPPVGEAPPSAYDPLQDTGFNIPPYDPLQDTGQNIPAYGNPGAAGYGSSDVYDTGETNAVYDTYYPNDTYNSGPATETLPGASYDFDAPGSGEPWNTPSGGFK; from the coding sequence GTGACGAATTACGACTCCACGGTGGACGACTCGTTCGCCGACTTCCTCAACTTCGGCGCCGGCGTGCTGTCCCTCGTGTGTCTCTCCTGCTCGGTGATCTGGGGGCTCGTCGCCCAGGACCGGATCCTGCTGGACACGCGCCGGCGCATCCTGGCGCAGGCCGTGCACCGGACCACGGCGGTCGCCTCGATCGTCTTCCTCCTGGTGCACATCGGGGTCAAACTGGCGCTCGCCCACACCACGTGGGTCGCGGTGTTCATCCCCTTCGGACTCATCGCCAGCGACAACGACGAGCTCATGGGCCGGTCGTTCCTCGTCGGCCTCGGCACCCTGGCCAGCATGCTCATGATCTTCGTGGGCATCACGGGCGTGCTGCGCAACCGCTTCGCGTCCCCCGCGCCCGTCGCGGCCCGCTGGCGGGCCATGCACATGCTGGCCTACCCGGCCTGGTGCGCCGCCCTGGTCCACGGCCTCTACGCGGGCCGCCAGGCCAAGCCGATCTTCGTCATCCTGTACTGCCTGTCCCTGGCCGGCGTGGCCGCAGCCCTCGCTCTGCGCGCCGCTCCGCGCCCGGTCAAGCGCAAGGTCGCCGACAGGTTCGCCCAGCTCATCGGCCCCGGGGAGGGCCAGGGCCGCCGGGACCTGGAGGAGAGCCGGGCACGGGCGGGCACCGGCTCCGCGCTGCCGGGCTACGAGGGCCGGGACACTCCCGTGGGGGCCATGGCCTCCTCGTCGGGGCCGCGGTACGAGAAGGCGGAGCGCCCCTCGCCGCAGGAGTCCACGAGCGGCTTCGCAGCGGCCTACCGGGCCGTCTCGAGCCCGCCCCTGGGGCAGCAGGCCTTCGCGCCGGGGCCGACCAACCGCATGGAGCTGCCGCTCGACATGCAGCCCACCGAGACCATCCCCACCGTGGACGGCCCCTCCAGCACCTCGGGCAACTGGCCGATCCCGTCCCCGCCGCCGGTCGGCGAGGCGCCGCCGTCGGCCTACGACCCGCTCCAGGACACGGGCTTCAACATCCCGCCCTATGACCCGCTCCAGGACACCGGACAAAACATCCCGGCCTATGGCAATCCAGGCGCCGCTGGCTATGGATCGAGTGACGTGTACGACACGGGTGAGACGAACGCCGTCTACGACACGTACTACCCGAACGACACGTACAACAGCGGTCCCGCCACTGAAACACTGCCCGGTGCGTCCTACGACTTCGACGCGCCGGGATCGGGCGAACCTTGGAACACGCCTTCCGGAGGCTTTAAGTGA
- a CDS encoding YceI family protein: MIGRWLGSRTNRVHRTSPLGAVPTPPSAGVLACRVLDPVNEPVRHAEFAVTDAMGRPVVSGGADPFGSFMTTVPAGEYRLAVSAEGYTPYRATTQVAENALASLGDVTLQVAQPPELPAPGDWEIESAHSSIGFTARHIGLARIHGQFKSFAGVIRITEPLERSAMHVVIDAASIDTNMKMRDDHLRSADFLDVAKFPTLEFYSERFVHKGGNRWAVTGALSLHGVTRTVTLDTEYLGLGNGMEGEVRAACRATTELHRDDFTVSWQTMLARGIAVVGPSIKVDLDVQVVRKS, from the coding sequence ATGATCGGCCGCTGGCTGGGAAGCCGAACCAACCGGGTGCACCGGACGAGCCCCCTGGGGGCGGTGCCGACGCCGCCGAGCGCCGGGGTGCTGGCCTGCCGGGTGCTCGACCCGGTCAACGAACCGGTCAGACACGCGGAGTTCGCGGTCACCGACGCCATGGGGCGTCCGGTGGTCAGCGGGGGAGCGGATCCGTTCGGGTCGTTCATGACGACGGTGCCGGCGGGGGAGTACCGGCTCGCGGTGTCCGCTGAGGGGTACACGCCGTATCGGGCGACCACGCAGGTCGCCGAGAACGCGCTCGCGTCGCTCGGTGACGTGACGCTCCAGGTGGCCCAGCCGCCGGAGCTGCCCGCGCCCGGCGACTGGGAGATCGAGTCGGCGCACTCCTCGATCGGCTTCACCGCTCGGCACATCGGCCTGGCGCGCATCCACGGACAGTTCAAGTCCTTCGCGGGCGTCATACGGATCACCGAGCCGCTGGAGCGGTCGGCGATGCACGTGGTGATCGACGCGGCGTCCATCGACACCAACATGAAGATGCGCGACGACCATCTGCGGTCGGCGGACTTCCTGGACGTCGCGAAGTTCCCGACCCTCGAGTTCTACAGCGAGCGGTTCGTGCACAAGGGCGGGAACCGGTGGGCCGTGACGGGGGCGCTGTCGCTGCACGGCGTGACGCGCACGGTCACGCTGGACACGGAGTACCTGGGGCTGGGCAACGGCATGGAGGGCGAGGTACGGGCTGCCTGCCGGGCCACGACCGAACTGCACCGGGACGACTTCACGGTGAGCTGGCAGACGATGCTGGCCCGCGGCATCGCGGTGGTGGGACCGAGCATCAAGGTCGACCTCGACGTGCAGGTCGTCCGCAAGAGCTGA
- a CDS encoding ComEA family DNA-binding protein, which yields MALRSRSRTATATSGPGRGPASDGRVRHRPVARGRARHRHASAEELRHRAEVLFGEHAERGGERRESGHGPPPAPEETVASGRARLGLDQPEAAAGAGVDPDVRPGVGSVRARVGVDGEAGAGTGRGDGRLGEGAWRERAGLAVRERMPLWLQARCGLELRSVLALTVVLAVAAAFAVQHFWAGRTQSVRPPEVVRAAAPYEERGEGAEAEPERGAGASAGAAKATGAAGAAGAAEIVVDVGGKVREPGVHRLPAGSRVADALRAAGGVKPGTKTDGLNRARFLVDGEQVIVGGPAPVAGTGAGGTTAGGAAGAAAGGALPGAPVSLNTATADQLDTLPGVGPVLAQHIIDYRTQHGGFRSVDELREVNGIGDRRFADLRNLVRP from the coding sequence ATGGCACTTCGATCACGTTCACGCACAGCGACTGCGACCAGCGGGCCGGGCCGTGGACCGGCGTCCGACGGCCGCGTCCGTCACCGACCTGTCGCACGCGGCCGGGCACGGCATCGTCATGCCTCGGCGGAGGAACTCCGCCACCGCGCGGAGGTGCTGTTCGGCGAGCATGCCGAACGGGGCGGGGAGCGGCGGGAGTCGGGGCACGGTCCGCCGCCCGCGCCCGAGGAGACGGTTGCTTCAGGGCGTGCTCGGCTAGGGCTCGATCAGCCGGAGGCTGCTGCGGGGGCCGGAGTGGATCCCGATGTGCGACCCGGTGTGGGGTCCGTCCGCGCACGCGTGGGTGTCGACGGTGAGGCGGGCGCCGGCACAGGCCGCGGGGACGGCCGTCTGGGGGAAGGGGCCTGGCGGGAGCGGGCCGGGCTCGCGGTGCGGGAGCGCATGCCCCTGTGGTTGCAGGCGAGGTGCGGCCTGGAGCTGCGGAGCGTGCTCGCGCTGACGGTGGTGCTCGCCGTCGCCGCAGCGTTCGCCGTGCAGCACTTCTGGGCCGGCCGGACCCAGTCCGTGCGGCCGCCGGAGGTGGTGCGAGCGGCGGCACCCTACGAGGAGCGGGGAGAGGGCGCAGAGGCCGAGCCGGAACGCGGAGCGGGTGCGTCCGCCGGGGCGGCGAAGGCGACAGGCGCGGCGGGTGCGGCAGGTGCGGCCGAGATCGTCGTGGACGTCGGAGGGAAGGTCCGTGAGCCCGGGGTCCACCGGCTGCCGGCCGGGTCGCGTGTCGCGGACGCGCTGCGCGCGGCGGGCGGGGTGAAGCCCGGCACGAAGACCGACGGCCTCAACCGCGCCCGGTTCCTCGTCGACGGCGAGCAGGTCATCGTCGGGGGACCGGCTCCCGTGGCGGGAACCGGGGCGGGCGGTACGACTGCCGGAGGAGCGGCCGGCGCGGCGGCGGGTGGCGCGCTGCCGGGGGCTCCCGTCTCCCTCAACACGGCCACCGCCGACCAGCTCGACACCTTGCCGGGCGTCGGCCCGGTGCTGGCGCAGCACATCATCGACTACCGCACGCAGCACGGCGGCTTCCGTTCCGTGGACGAGCTGCGCGAGGTGAACGGCATCGGCGACCGCCGCTTCGCCGACCTGCGGAATCTCGTACGGCCATGA
- the leuS gene encoding leucine--tRNA ligase, translating into MSETNPAAASEVAAPHRYTAAMAAEIEARWQDFWDADGTYGAPNPKGDLAGDPGTVAKPKKFIMDMFPYPSGAGLHVGHPLGYIATDVFARFQRMTGHNVLHTLGFDAFGLPAEQYAVQTGTHPRASTEANMENMKSQLRRLGLGHDKRRSFATIDPEYYKWTQWIFLQIFNSWYDHEARKARPISELIEQFESGERPVPGHPRAWSELSAAEKADVLGEFRLAYASDAPVNWCPGLGTVLANEEVTAEGRSERGNFPVFKAKLRQWNMRITAYADRLLEDLEELDWPEAIKLQQRNWIGRSEGARVDFPIDGERITVFTTRPDTLFGATYMVLAPEHPLVEKFTPAAWPEGTHEVWTGGHATPGEAVAAYRAQAASKSDVERQAEAKDKTGVFIGAYATNPVNGEQVPVFIADYVLMGYGTGAIMAVPAGDQRDFEFARAFELPIHCIVEPTDGRGTDTATWENAFSSYDARIINSSNDEVSLDGLGVAEAKARITEWLESKGIGEGTVNFRLRDWLFSRQRYWGEPFPIVYDEDGIAHALPESMLPLELPEVEDYSPRTFDPDDADTQPETPLSRNEDWVNVTLDLGDGPKRYRRETNTMPNWAGSCWYELRYLDPHNSEQLVDPEVEQYWMGPREGMPHGGVDLYVGGAEHAVLHLLYARFWSKVLYDLGHVSSAEPFHKLFNQGMIQAYVYRDSRGIAVPAAEVEERDGVYYHQGEKVSRLLGKMGKSLKNAVTPDEICAEYGADTLRLYEMAMGPLDVSRPWDTRAVVGQFRLLQRLWRNIVDEATGEVTVVDAEPDEETLRALHKAIDGVRGDLEGMRFNTAIAKVTELNNHLTKAGGAVPRSVAEPLVLMVAPLAPHIAEELWRKLGHTDSVVHQDFPVADPAYVVDETVTCVVQIKGKVKARLEVSPSISEDELEKVALADEKVTAALGGAGIRKVIVRAPKLVNIVPA; encoded by the coding sequence ATGAGCGAGACGAACCCCGCTGCCGCCTCCGAGGTGGCAGCGCCGCACCGCTACACGGCCGCGATGGCTGCCGAGATCGAAGCACGCTGGCAGGACTTCTGGGACGCCGACGGCACCTACGGCGCGCCCAACCCGAAGGGCGACCTGGCGGGCGATCCGGGCACCGTCGCCAAGCCCAAGAAGTTCATCATGGACATGTTCCCGTACCCCTCGGGTGCGGGCCTGCACGTAGGCCACCCGCTGGGCTACATCGCCACGGACGTCTTCGCCCGGTTCCAGCGCATGACCGGCCACAACGTCCTGCACACCCTGGGCTTCGACGCCTTCGGCCTGCCCGCCGAGCAGTACGCCGTGCAGACCGGCACGCACCCGCGCGCGTCCACCGAAGCCAACATGGAGAACATGAAGTCCCAGCTGCGCCGGCTGGGCCTGGGCCACGACAAGCGCCGGTCGTTCGCCACGATCGACCCGGAGTACTACAAGTGGACCCAGTGGATCTTCCTGCAGATCTTCAACTCCTGGTACGACCACGAGGCGAGGAAGGCCCGCCCGATCTCCGAACTGATCGAGCAGTTCGAGTCGGGTGAGCGGCCCGTACCGGGCCACCCGCGCGCGTGGAGCGAGCTGAGCGCCGCCGAGAAGGCCGACGTCCTGGGCGAGTTCCGGCTGGCCTACGCCTCCGACGCGCCGGTCAACTGGTGCCCCGGACTGGGCACCGTGCTGGCCAACGAGGAGGTCACCGCCGAGGGCCGCTCCGAGCGCGGCAACTTCCCGGTCTTCAAGGCCAAGCTGCGCCAGTGGAACATGCGCATCACGGCCTACGCCGACCGGCTGCTGGAGGACCTGGAGGAGCTGGACTGGCCCGAGGCCATCAAGCTGCAGCAGCGCAACTGGATCGGCCGTTCGGAGGGCGCCCGCGTCGACTTCCCCATCGACGGCGAGCGCATCACCGTCTTCACCACCCGCCCGGACACCCTGTTCGGCGCGACCTACATGGTGCTGGCGCCCGAGCACCCGCTGGTCGAGAAGTTCACCCCGGCCGCCTGGCCGGAGGGCACCCACGAGGTGTGGACGGGCGGCCACGCCACCCCCGGTGAGGCCGTCGCCGCCTACCGCGCACAGGCCGCGTCCAAGTCCGACGTGGAGCGGCAGGCCGAGGCCAAGGACAAGACCGGCGTCTTCATCGGCGCGTACGCGACCAACCCGGTCAACGGCGAGCAGGTCCCGGTCTTCATCGCCGACTACGTGCTGATGGGCTACGGCACCGGTGCGATCATGGCCGTCCCGGCCGGTGACCAGCGTGACTTCGAGTTCGCGCGCGCCTTCGAGCTGCCGATCCACTGCATCGTCGAGCCGACCGACGGCCGCGGCACGGACACCGCGACGTGGGAGAACGCCTTCTCGTCCTACGACGCCAGGATCATCAACTCGTCGAACGACGAGGTCAGCCTGGACGGCCTGGGCGTCGCCGAGGCCAAGGCGCGCATCACCGAATGGCTGGAGAGCAAGGGCATCGGCGAGGGCACCGTCAACTTCCGGCTGCGCGACTGGCTGTTCAGCCGCCAGCGCTACTGGGGCGAGCCCTTCCCGATCGTCTACGACGAGGACGGCATCGCCCACGCGCTGCCCGAGTCGATGCTGCCCCTGGAACTGCCCGAGGTCGAGGACTACTCGCCGCGCACCTTCGACCCGGACGACGCCGACACCCAGCCCGAGACCCCGCTGTCCCGCAACGAGGACTGGGTCAACGTCACGCTGGACCTGGGCGACGGTCCCAAGCGGTACCGGCGTGAGACCAACACCATGCCCAACTGGGCCGGTTCCTGCTGGTACGAGCTGCGCTACCTGGACCCGCACAACAGCGAGCAGCTGGTCGACCCGGAGGTCGAGCAGTACTGGATGGGCCCGCGCGAGGGCATGCCGCACGGCGGTGTCGACCTGTACGTCGGCGGCGCCGAGCACGCCGTGCTGCACCTGCTGTACGCGCGCTTCTGGTCCAAGGTGCTGTACGACCTGGGGCACGTCTCCTCGGCCGAGCCGTTCCACAAGCTGTTCAACCAGGGCATGATCCAGGCCTACGTCTACCGCGACAGCCGTGGCATCGCGGTGCCGGCCGCCGAGGTGGAGGAGCGCGACGGCGTGTACTACCACCAGGGCGAGAAGGTCTCCCGGCTGCTGGGCAAGATGGGCAAGTCCCTGAAGAACGCGGTCACTCCGGACGAGATCTGCGCCGAGTACGGCGCCGACACGCTGCGGCTGTACGAGATGGCGATGGGCCCGCTGGACGTCTCCCGGCCCTGGGACACGCGCGCGGTGGTGGGCCAGTTCCGGCTGCTGCAGCGGCTGTGGCGCAACATCGTCGACGAGGCGACCGGAGAGGTGACCGTCGTCGACGCGGAGCCGGACGAGGAGACGCTGCGCGCCCTGCACAAGGCGATCGACGGTGTGCGCGGGGACCTGGAGGGCATGCGGTTCAACACCGCCATCGCCAAGGTCACCGAGCTGAACAACCACCTGACCAAGGCGGGCGGGGCAGTGCCGCGGTCCGTCGCGGAGCCGCTGGTGCTGATGGTCGCGCCGCTGGCCCCGCACATCGCCGAGGAGCTGTGGCGCAAGCTGGGGCACACCGACTCGGTCGTCCACCAGGACTTCCCGGTGGCCGACCCGGCGTACGTGGTCGACGAGACCGTGACCTGTGTCGTGCAGATCAAGGGCAAGGTCAAGGCGCGGCTGGAGGTCTCGCCGTCGATCTCCGAGGACGAGCTGGAGAAGGTCGCCCTGGCGGACGAGAAGGTCACCGCCGCGCTGGGCGGGGCCGGGATCCGGAAGGTGATCGTGCGGGCGCCGAAGCTGGTGAACATCGTTCCGGCGTAG
- a CDS encoding DegV family protein, with product MSRHVAIVTDSTAYLPARTMERHGITAVPLTVVLGDRALEEGTEISTRALAQALQKRRPVTTSRPSPALFEETYRKVAESGATGIVSLHLSAELSGTYDAAVAAARQAPVPVRVVDTGMIAMALGFCALAAAQTAESGGTMDEAVTAAEKRAAGTSAYFYVDTLDYLRRGGRIGAAQALLGSALAVKPLLQLADGRIEPLEKVRTASKAIARLEEIAAERAGSAQVDVAVHHLAAPDRASALADRLRARVPELADLHVSEVGAVIGAHTGPGLLGVVVSPQ from the coding sequence ATGTCCCGCCATGTCGCGATCGTCACCGATTCAACGGCCTACCTGCCGGCCCGGACGATGGAGCGCCACGGCATCACAGCGGTGCCTCTGACCGTCGTCCTCGGCGACCGGGCGCTGGAGGAGGGCACCGAGATCTCGACCCGAGCCCTCGCCCAGGCTTTGCAGAAGCGGCGCCCGGTGACCACCTCGCGGCCCAGCCCCGCGCTCTTCGAGGAGACGTACCGCAAGGTCGCCGAGTCCGGCGCCACCGGCATCGTCTCCCTCCATCTCTCCGCCGAGCTCTCCGGTACGTACGACGCGGCCGTCGCCGCCGCGCGGCAGGCGCCGGTGCCCGTGCGGGTGGTGGACACCGGCATGATCGCGATGGCGCTCGGCTTCTGCGCGCTCGCCGCGGCGCAGACCGCGGAGTCGGGCGGCACGATGGACGAAGCCGTCACGGCCGCGGAGAAGCGGGCCGCCGGCACATCCGCCTACTTCTACGTCGACACCCTCGACTACCTGCGCCGGGGCGGCCGTATCGGTGCCGCGCAGGCCCTGCTGGGCTCGGCGCTCGCGGTGAAGCCGCTGCTGCAACTGGCCGACGGCCGTATCGAACCGCTGGAGAAGGTGCGGACCGCGTCGAAGGCGATCGCCCGGCTTGAGGAGATCGCGGCCGAGCGTGCGGGCAGCGCCCAGGTCGATGTCGCCGTCCACCATCTCGCCGCCCCGGACCGGGCCTCGGCCCTCGCCGACCGGTTGCGGGCACGGGTGCCCGAGCTGGCCGATCTGCATGTCAGCGAGGTCGGGGCGGTGATCGGGGCGCACACGGGGCCCGGGTTGCTGGGGGTCGTGGTTTCGCCGCAGTGA
- a CDS encoding arylamine N-acetyltransferase family protein yields MNSAEVDAYLRRLGAEHPAWPTVDVLRELHLRHLRTVPFENLSIHLGEEIVLEEKRLLDKVVGARRGGFCYELNGAFGALLAALGYDVALLAARVYGDEERLGIPYDHLALRVRTVDGGDWLADVGFGAHSHLPLAFGERGEQEDPGGTFRIVEAQPDAAGVRGGHDTVEAADLDVIRDGRPQYRLEVRPRVLGDFVAGAWWHSTSPVSHFTRSLVCSRVTEDGGRITLSGRRLTVTGADGTREERELGTDEEVLGVYRERFGIELGSVPTVRGTGQDG; encoded by the coding sequence ATGAACTCAGCAGAGGTTGATGCCTATCTCCGCCGCCTGGGAGCCGAGCACCCGGCGTGGCCCACCGTCGACGTGCTCCGTGAACTGCACCTGCGCCACCTGCGGACCGTGCCGTTCGAGAACCTGTCGATCCATCTCGGCGAGGAGATCGTGCTGGAGGAGAAGCGGCTGCTGGACAAGGTGGTGGGTGCCCGGCGGGGCGGGTTCTGTTACGAACTCAACGGCGCCTTCGGGGCGTTGCTCGCCGCGCTGGGGTACGACGTGGCGCTGCTCGCGGCGCGGGTGTACGGGGACGAGGAGCGGCTCGGTATCCCGTACGACCATCTCGCGCTGCGGGTGCGGACGGTGGACGGGGGCGACTGGCTGGCCGACGTCGGGTTCGGGGCGCACAGCCACCTGCCGCTGGCGTTCGGGGAGAGGGGGGAACAGGAGGATCCCGGGGGCACGTTCCGGATCGTCGAGGCGCAGCCGGACGCGGCCGGGGTACGCGGTGGGCACGACACGGTGGAGGCGGCGGACCTGGACGTGATCCGCGACGGCAGACCGCAGTACCGCCTGGAGGTACGGCCGCGGGTGCTCGGGGACTTCGTGGCCGGGGCGTGGTGGCACAGCACGTCGCCGGTGTCGCACTTCACGCGGTCGCTGGTCTGTTCGCGGGTCACGGAGGACGGAGGGAGGATCACGCTCAGCGGCCGCAGACTCACGGTGACCGGGGCCGACGGCACCCGGGAGGAGCGGGAGCTGGGGACGGACGAGGAGGTGCTCGGGGTGTACCGGGAGCGGTTCGGTATCGAGCTCGGGTCGGTGCCGACGGTCCGGGGTACCGGGCAGGACGGCTGA
- a CDS encoding ComEC/Rec2 family competence protein, which yields MRSGRDVPTGRDEAAPAVFTTGAAPPGRPVPLTQSDSPARSIVHASSGKRLGSARPRQEGPTDLRLVPPALAAWGTAALVLDASPGWVLGIVAGCLAAVALLPSARWAGWASWSRASAAAVLLCVAAAAVSAGLHGADLRRGPVPGLAREYATVTAEVELTSDPRLTRPKVRGDHVAPTAVLIEADVRHVQEAGGATVGTRTPVLLIVDVGSADRAAEGGRSAPAGGAAVGVGDRRSTAVTGTVEGGRPAAGGPVRSPWLGLLPSTRLRVSARLAPAMTGGDRVAAVLRVRGEAEPEVVGEPSAAQRLAGRLRAGLREATDGLPTDARALLPGLVVGDTSRITPELEEAFKETDLTHTLAVSGANFTILLALLLGPPGLAQHVERRGLAPRLGVSLRATAVLGGMLSLGFVVVCRPDPSVLRAAACGAVALLALATGRRRSLIPALATAVLLLVLYDPWLARSYGFLLSVVATGALLTLAPRWSAGLRRRGVPPRLAEALAAAAAAQALCAPVVAVLSARVSLVAVPCNLIAEFAIAPATVLGFAALATAPMAMPVAKALAWCAHWPAEWIAGVARAGAALPGAGVDWPGSWAGAALLAAVTLVVLLVGRRLLDHPWWCGGCGLLMVLVLVQPPPLTRVVTGWPPPGWRLVMCDVGQGDAMVLAAGEGTGVVVDAGPDPQLVDHCLRSLGVTRIPLVVLTHFHADHVAGLPGVLRGRAVGAIETTGFEEPADQAAFVRRQAAARRVPVSRAAAGEQRRTGDLAWQVVWPPPNPPPGPPPPPPPGPPPRVLPAHPAPEGPNDASVAMLVRSAGLRLLLLGDLEPPAQRALARSPAAEILESVDVLKVAHHGSAYQDPGLIRRAAPRLALISCGADNSYGHPAPGTIAALRAGGAAVLRTDRDGALAVVGGGGELRVARD from the coding sequence ATGAGGAGCGGCCGTGACGTGCCGACGGGGCGGGACGAGGCGGCACCCGCGGTCTTCACCACCGGGGCGGCTCCTCCGGGCCGGCCGGTCCCTCTCACCCAGTCGGACTCGCCCGCCCGTTCGATCGTGCACGCCTCCTCCGGGAAGCGGCTGGGCAGCGCCCGTCCGCGCCAGGAAGGACCCACGGACCTACGACTCGTCCCACCCGCCCTCGCGGCCTGGGGCACGGCGGCGCTGGTGCTGGACGCGTCGCCGGGGTGGGTCCTGGGCATCGTGGCCGGCTGTCTGGCCGCCGTCGCCCTGCTGCCGTCGGCCCGGTGGGCGGGGTGGGCGTCCTGGTCGCGGGCGTCGGCCGCAGCCGTGCTGCTGTGCGTGGCCGCGGCAGCCGTCTCGGCCGGGCTGCATGGGGCGGATCTGCGCCGGGGGCCTGTGCCCGGCCTGGCGCGGGAGTACGCGACGGTGACCGCCGAGGTGGAGCTGACCTCCGATCCCCGGCTCACCCGGCCGAAGGTCCGGGGCGATCACGTCGCTCCGACCGCGGTGCTGATCGAGGCCGATGTGCGGCACGTCCAGGAGGCGGGTGGCGCGACGGTGGGGACGCGGACGCCGGTGCTGCTGATCGTCGACGTGGGCTCGGCCGACCGGGCCGCCGAGGGTGGGCGGTCGGCTCCTGCGGGTGGGGCGGCCGTGGGCGTGGGGGATCGGCGGTCGACAGCCGTGACCGGGACCGTCGAAGGTGGGCGGCCTGCCGCCGGTGGGCCGGTGCGGTCACCGTGGCTGGGGCTGCTGCCGTCGACGCGGCTGCGGGTCAGCGCGCGGCTGGCGCCGGCGATGACGGGCGGTGACCGGGTCGCGGCGGTGCTGCGGGTGCGGGGCGAGGCCGAACCGGAGGTGGTCGGGGAACCCTCGGCTGCTCAGCGGCTCGCCGGGCGGTTGCGGGCCGGGCTGCGGGAGGCGACCGACGGGCTGCCGACGGATGCCCGGGCGCTGTTGCCGGGGCTGGTCGTGGGGGACACCTCGCGGATCACCCCGGAGCTGGAGGAGGCCTTCAAGGAGACCGACCTCACGCACACCTTGGCCGTGTCCGGGGCCAACTTCACGATCCTGCTCGCCCTGCTGCTGGGGCCGCCGGGCCTGGCACAGCACGTCGAGCGGCGGGGGCTCGCGCCTCGCCTCGGTGTCTCCCTGCGGGCCACCGCCGTGCTCGGGGGCATGCTATCACTCGGGTTCGTCGTCGTGTGCAGACCGGATCCGAGCGTGCTGCGGGCCGCGGCCTGCGGAGCCGTCGCGCTGCTCGCCCTCGCGACCGGCCGCCGCAGGTCACTCATCCCGGCGCTGGCGACGGCGGTCCTGCTGCTGGTGCTGTACGACCCGTGGCTGGCCCGGAGTTACGGGTTCCTGCTCTCCGTCGTGGCCACCGGCGCCCTGCTCACGCTCGCCCCGCGCTGGAGCGCCGGGCTGCGGCGGCGCGGGGTGCCGCCGCGACTGGCCGAGGCGCTGGCCGCCGCCGCAGCCGCGCAGGCCCTGTGCGCGCCCGTCGTCGCCGTGCTGTCGGCGCGGGTGAGCCTGGTGGCGGTGCCGTGCAACCTGATCGCGGAGTTCGCGATCGCGCCGGCCACCGTGCTGGGCTTCGCGGCACTGGCCACGGCACCGATGGCGATGCCCGTGGCCAAGGCCCTGGCGTGGTGCGCGCATTGGCCCGCGGAGTGGATCGCGGGGGTCGCCCGTGCCGGGGCCGCGCTGCCGGGGGCGGGAGTGGACTGGCCGGGCAGTTGGGCGGGTGCGGCGCTGCTCGCGGCCGTGACGCTGGTCGTGCTGCTCGTGGGGCGGCGGCTGCTCGACCATCCCTGGTGGTGTGGGGGCTGCGGCCTGCTGATGGTGCTGGTGCTTGTGCAGCCGCCGCCGCTGACCCGGGTGGTCACGGGCTGGCCGCCGCCCGGCTGGCGGCTGGTGATGTGCGACGTGGGGCAGGGCGACGCCATGGTGCTCGCGGCGGGCGAGGGCACCGGTGTGGTGGTGGACGCGGGACCCGATCCGCAGCTCGTCGACCACTGCCTGCGCTCACTCGGCGTCACCAGGATCCCGCTGGTCGTGCTCACCCACTTCCACGCCGATCACGTGGCGGGACTGCCCGGTGTGCTGCGCGGACGGGCGGTGGGCGCGATCGAGACGACCGGCTTCGAAGAGCCCGCCGATCAGGCCGCGTTCGTCCGGAGACAGGCGGCGGCCCGGCGGGTTCCCGTGTCGCGGGCCGCCGCCGGGGAGCAGCGTCGCACGGGGGATTTGGCGTGGCAGGTGGTGTGGCCGCCCCCGAACCCGCCACCGGGCCCGCCCCCGCCCCCTCCACCGGGCCCGCCTCCGCGGGTGCTCCCGGCCCACCCGGCGCCGGAGGGGCCGAACGACGCCAGTGTCGCCATGCTGGTCCGGTCGGCCGGACTGCGCCTGCTGCTCCTCGGCGACCTCGAACCTCCGGCCCAGCGGGCGCTGGCGAGGTCACCGGCGGCCGAAATCCTGGAGAGCGTGGACGTGCTGAAGGTCGCCCATCACGGATCGGCGTATCAGGACCCCGGCCTGATACGCCGGGCGGCCCCGCGGCTGGCCCTGATCAGTTGCGGCGCCGACAACAGCTACGGACATCCGGCGCCCGGCACGATCGCGGCGCTGCGCGCCGGAGGTGCGGCGGTGCTGCGGACGGACCGGGACGGCGCACTGGCGGTCGTAGGAGGGGGCGGGGAGCTGAGGGTGGCGCGAGACTGA